In Pseudomonas rhizosphaerae, one DNA window encodes the following:
- a CDS encoding cytochrome ubiquinol oxidase subunit I, with translation MISESVVDLSRLQFAMTALYHFLFVPLTIGMAFLLATMESVYVMTGKQVYKDMTQFWGKLFGINFALGVTTGLTMEFQFGTNWAYYSHYVGDIFGAPLAIEGLMAFFLESTFIGLFFFGWDRLSRKQHLAVTWLVALGSNLSALWILIANGWMQNPVGAEFNFVTMRMELTSFTDLLFNPVAQVKFVHTVAAGYVTGAVFILAISSWYLLKGRDIAFARRSFAIAAAFGMASILSVIVLGDESGYEIGDVQKTKLAAIEAEWETEPAPAAFTLFGLPNQAEQRTDYAVKIPYVMGIIATRSLDKQVTGIKDLVIEHQARIRNGMQAYALLGQLRGGDLSEQTLSAFNLVKKDLGYGLLLKKYTDTVVDASDAQIEAAALDSIPGVASIFWTFRLMVLSGVLMLGLFICAFWASIRRNETRKPWLLKWALFSLPLPWVATQTGWYVAEHGRQPWSIGEVLPTHLSASSLSTGDVWGSLLALAAFYTVLLVIEMYLMIKFTRQGPSSLHTGRYHFERGAALPHGLPQGAN, from the coding sequence TCTCCGAATCAGTCGTCGACCTCTCTCGGCTGCAGTTCGCCATGACCGCGCTCTATCACTTTCTGTTCGTGCCCCTGACCATCGGCATGGCGTTCCTGCTCGCCACCATGGAATCGGTCTACGTCATGACCGGCAAGCAGGTGTACAAGGACATGACCCAGTTCTGGGGCAAGCTGTTCGGCATCAACTTTGCCCTGGGCGTGACCACCGGGCTGACCATGGAATTCCAGTTCGGCACCAACTGGGCCTATTACAGCCACTACGTAGGCGATATCTTCGGTGCGCCGCTGGCCATCGAAGGGCTGATGGCGTTCTTTCTCGAATCGACCTTCATCGGCTTGTTCTTCTTCGGCTGGGACCGCCTCTCACGCAAGCAGCACTTGGCGGTGACCTGGCTGGTGGCGCTGGGCTCGAACCTTTCCGCGTTGTGGATCCTGATCGCCAACGGCTGGATGCAGAACCCGGTGGGCGCCGAGTTCAACTTCGTCACCATGCGCATGGAACTCACCAGCTTCACCGACCTGCTGTTCAATCCGGTGGCCCAGGTCAAGTTCGTCCACACCGTGGCCGCCGGCTACGTGACCGGCGCGGTGTTCATCCTGGCGATTTCCAGTTGGTACCTGCTCAAGGGCCGCGACATCGCTTTCGCCCGGCGCTCGTTCGCCATCGCCGCCGCGTTCGGCATGGCCTCGATCCTGTCGGTGATCGTGCTGGGCGATGAGTCCGGCTACGAGATCGGCGACGTGCAGAAAACCAAGCTGGCGGCCATCGAGGCCGAGTGGGAAACCGAACCGGCGCCGGCCGCCTTCACCTTGTTCGGCCTGCCCAACCAGGCTGAACAACGCACCGACTACGCGGTGAAGATCCCCTATGTGATGGGCATCATCGCTACTCGCTCGCTGGACAAGCAGGTCACCGGCATCAAGGACCTGGTGATCGAGCACCAGGCGCGCATCCGCAACGGCATGCAGGCCTATGCACTGCTGGGGCAACTGCGCGGCGGCGATCTCAGCGAACAGACCCTGAGCGCCTTCAACCTCGTCAAGAAGGATCTGGGCTATGGCCTGCTGCTGAAGAAATACACCGACACCGTGGTCGACGCCAGCGACGCGCAGATCGAAGCCGCCGCGCTGGACTCGATCCCCGGTGTGGCGTCGATCTTCTGGACCTTCCGCCTCATGGTGCTCAGCGGTGTGCTGATGCTCGGGCTGTTCATCTGCGCCTTCTGGGCCTCGATCCGCCGCAATGAAACGCGCAAGCCCTGGCTGCTCAAGTGGGCGCTGTTCAGCCTGCCGTTGCCGTGGGTTGCGACCCAGACCGGCTGGTACGTCGCCGAACATGGCCGCCAACCGTGGTCGATCGGTGAGGTGCTGCCCACCCACCTGTCGGCTTCCAGCCTGTCCACGGGCGACGTCTGGGGTTCGCTGCTGGCCTTGGCCGCGTTCTACACGGTGCTGCTGGTGATCGAGATGTACCTGATGATCAAGTTCACCCGGCAGGGCCCGAGCAGCCTGCACACCGGTCGCTATCACTTTGAGCGCGGGGCCGCATTGCCCCACGGTCTGCCACAGGGAGCCAACTGA